The Flammeovirga pectinis genomic interval TTATCGAAAAACATCTGTGTCACAATATAATCTGCTCCTAAATCAACTTTCTTTTTTAAGAAGTCAATATCAGAATCTAGATTAGAAGCATCCATATGTTTCTCTGGGTAAGCAGCAACCCCAATACTAAAGCCACCTTTAAAACCTGTTTCATCAGCATACTTAAATTCACCTTCGTTCATTTTAGTTACTTGTTCTACAAGCTCCGAAGCATAAGCATATCCTTCAGGATGCGGTGTAAATGAAGCTTCACCTTTTGCAGCGTCACCTCTTAAAGCAAGAATATTTTCTATACCTAAAAAGTTTAACTCAATAAGTATATTTTCAGTTTCTTCTTTAGAAAACCCACCACAAATAATATGAGGAACTGTATCTACATTGTATTTATGCATAATTGCAGCACAAACAGCAACAGTACCTGGACGATGGCGTTGAATTGATTTTTCAAACAATCCATTTTGAAGTTCTTTGTATACATATTCCTCTCGGTGATATGTAACGTCCACAAATGCAGGTTTGAACTCCATTAATGGATCAATAGCATCAAACAATGATTGAATACTTTTACCTCTTACAGGTGGAAGAAGTTCGAAAGAGAATAATGTTTTTTTCTCTTCAGCTGCTAGATTTAGACGATCAATAACTTTCAAAGGCTTGAATTTTTAAGTTTGTTTGAAACGATTACACAAGGCAAAGTTATTTTTATAGAAGACGTTTAGCAAATAGAAAGTGATAAATTTTCTTTTAATCACTTATTTTTTTGATGAATCCATAATAATAATGTGCTTTTACTGAAAAAAGTGCGAAAAAAAAGAGCTGAAACTTAATTTCAACTCTTTTTTAGATCATGATCAATTATGATAAAGGATCACTTGGAATAAATTCATTGCCTTCGTTCTTAAAATACTTTGTAGGTATTTCATTACGTTTTTTGATGTAAGTAGCATACTCACCTTCAAAATCAACGCGCTTATCAATCGTTTCATCAAAACGATCGAGTAAACAAAGAACAACCTCAGATACTTCTCTTACAGCATTATTAGAACCAGAATTACCCGTTATGTAGTCAGTATGTCCATTCATTCTACAATATTCTGTAAATAAAGGGCTACCTGAACGTCCTACCATAAAACGAGCACCAACTTCTTTTGCTAAGGAGATATCTAAAATATCATCGAAAGTAAAAAGTATTTCTTTAGCTTTTACACCAGACATTTCGTCTACAAGAGGCAATACTTTTACTTTATCTTTTACAAGATAAACAACAGCATCAAAATGTTCCCTTTTGGCCCATTTAAAAGCAGCTTCATTAAATTCTCCAGTTACAACTGCTGTAAATGGAATTTCTCCGTTTTCTAAGAAATAACCAAATCGAAGCATGTTTACACCCATAGAGTCAACTTCGCTAAATGGACTTGGCATAGCACCGCCTTTTACACCACCATTAAAAACGCCATCCCAGTCAAAAATTAGACCTTTAACATTTTGTAATTGCTGTAAAAGAGAAGAGGAGGGTGTTACAAACACGCCTCCTCCTTCTTTGAATAATTCTTCTCTCATTAGAGTGAAATTAGAATTTCATCATATCTTGAACGTCCAACATACCGATTACTTTACCGTTTTGAGTAACAACCAGTTCGTCAACTTTCTTTTCTTTGATTAAATTCGAAGCAACAAATAATAATTCATTAGCGTCGATTGAAATAGGAGCAGTTAATCCTAAATCACCTACTTTAGTGTTCACAACGTCTCCACCTTTTTCAGATACTAAACGACGTAAATCACCATCAGTAAAGATACCAATAGCAACACCGTTAGCGTCTACTACAGTAGTAGCACCAGTTGCATTAGTAGTCATGTTAACAAGACATTCAGCAACAGTAGCATCAGCAGTAACAGTAGGGTTGTTAGTAGAGATAGCCTCACCAACTTTAACTGTCATTAAACGAGTATCATTAACGAATTGATCTGTACCAATTTTTGTAAAGTGGTTTTCAGTCAATTGAGTCATGATTTTCCAAGGTACAGTAATTGTGTGAACACCAATACTTACAGCATCACGAACGTGTTGCATTGTACGTACAGATGAGAACATAATTTTAGTATTGTAACCGTAGTATTCTACAGCTTCAACACATTGCTCTACTAAACCTAAAGCATCGTGACCTTGATCTTGTAAACGACCAACAAGAGGACAAACATAAGTTGCTCC includes:
- the metF gene encoding methylenetetrahydrofolate reductase [NAD(P)H], with product MKVIDRLNLAAEEKKTLFSFELLPPVRGKSIQSLFDAIDPLMEFKPAFVDVTYHREEYVYKELQNGLFEKSIQRHRPGTVAVCAAIMHKYNVDTVPHIICGGFSKEETENILIELNFLGIENILALRGDAAKGEASFTPHPEGYAYASELVEQVTKMNEGEFKYADETGFKGGFSIGVAAYPEKHMDASNLDSDIDFLKKKVDLGADYIVTQMFFDNQKYFDFVERCRTAGITVPIIPGIKPLTTKKQLTLLPSIFKLDFPQELFTEAQKCKNNKEVRELGIEWGIQQSKELIKYGVPGMHFYSMGRSTSVKDIAEAIF
- a CDS encoding phosphatase, with protein sequence MREELFKEGGGVFVTPSSSLLQQLQNVKGLIFDWDGVFNGGVKGGAMPSPFSEVDSMGVNMLRFGYFLENGEIPFTAVVTGEFNEAAFKWAKREHFDAVVYLVKDKVKVLPLVDEMSGVKAKEILFTFDDILDISLAKEVGARFMVGRSGSPLFTEYCRMNGHTDYITGNSGSNNAVREVSEVVLCLLDRFDETIDKRVDFEGEYATYIKKRNEIPTKYFKNEGNEFIPSDPLS
- a CDS encoding transaldolase family protein; this translates as MELYLDSAEINEIKNGFEQAPFMTGLTTTPTFMARHGITDIDGTIVELSKIVPVLQIEALGDTAEEIVAEAKRQEALGLSRETTVYKIPVSMVGLKACSMLVKEGFKVNIHLVYTLQQAYMAMQAGATYVCPLVGRLQDQGHDALGLVEQCVEAVEYYGYNTKIMFSSVRTMQHVRDAVSIGVHTITVPWKIMTQLTENHFTKIGTDQFVNDTRLMTVKVGEAISTNNPTVTADATVAECLVNMTTNATGATTVVDANGVAIGIFTDGDLRRLVSEKGGDVVNTKVGDLGLTAPISIDANELLFVASNLIKEKKVDELVVTQNGKVIGMLDVQDMMKF